Proteins encoded in a region of the Acidobacteriota bacterium genome:
- a CDS encoding CoA ester lyase: MIRSHLFAPGHSTRLLAKVFLAGADAVVLDLEDAVPAAEKGAARRAVSAALADRTSAEPPLVFVRINGLETSWWEADLDAIVQPGLDGIRISKAQSAADVERVATVLDRLEPARGLAAGRLAIVPTIESAAGVLHAAEIAAGPRVRALSFGATDFARDLGAQPGPDDLETLFARSALVVASRAASIDPPIASVYTHLSDDAGLRRSCEAARRLGFFGRSCIHPSQLAIVHEVFTPSAEDVARARAIVSAAADAAERGVGAFVTAEGEFVDRAVVDRARAVLARAVAGNPTGPQEPAS; this comes from the coding sequence CTGATCCGCTCGCACCTCTTCGCGCCGGGACACAGCACGCGGCTGCTGGCGAAGGTCTTCCTGGCCGGCGCCGACGCGGTGGTGCTCGACCTCGAGGACGCGGTGCCCGCGGCGGAAAAGGGGGCCGCGCGCCGCGCCGTCAGCGCCGCGCTGGCGGACCGCACGTCGGCGGAACCGCCGCTCGTGTTCGTGCGGATCAACGGTCTCGAGACCTCCTGGTGGGAGGCGGATCTCGACGCGATCGTCCAGCCCGGGCTCGACGGGATCAGGATTTCGAAGGCGCAGTCGGCCGCCGACGTGGAGCGCGTGGCGACCGTCCTCGATCGACTGGAGCCCGCGCGCGGCCTTGCGGCGGGACGGCTCGCGATCGTGCCCACGATCGAGAGCGCCGCGGGCGTGCTCCACGCCGCCGAGATCGCCGCGGGCCCCCGGGTCCGCGCGCTGTCGTTCGGCGCCACCGACTTCGCCCGTGACCTCGGCGCGCAACCGGGGCCCGACGATCTGGAGACGCTCTTCGCGCGGTCGGCGCTGGTGGTCGCCTCACGGGCCGCCTCGATCGATCCGCCGATCGCCTCCGTGTACACGCACCTCAGCGACGACGCCGGCTTGCGCCGGTCCTGCGAGGCGGCGCGGCGCCTGGGGTTCTTCGGGCGCTCCTGCATCCACCCGTCGCAGCTCGCGATCGTGCACGAGGTGTTCACACCGTCGGCCGAGGATGTCGCGCGCGCCCGCGCGATCGTGTCGGCCGCCGCCGATGCCGCCGAGCGCGGCGTCGGCGCGTTCGTCACCGCCGAGGGGGAATTCGTGGACCGCGCCGTCGTCGATCGCGCGCGCGCCGTCCTGGCCCGCGCCGTCGCCGGCAACCCCACAGGGCCCCAGGAGCCAGCCTCATGA
- a CDS encoding cyclase family protein has product MIETAPSLWRIAQSARVFDLAQPLEPLMPVSPNHPGFKMSLMRRHGDVVRADGGSAANEMIVIGGHTGTHVDALCHVSHQGRLFGGVDAGEAQRGGRFTALGIETMAPVVCRGVLLDIAALRGVDVLPPGQPITADDLEAACRRQRLQVREGDAVLIRSGWAQHWSDPQRFIGHAAGVPGPDEGAALWLAQRRIRITGAETIAYECIPPGRGHALLPVHRVLLVESGIPIIEVLDLTAVAAQGVHEFLFVMAPLRIAGATGSPVRPLAVA; this is encoded by the coding sequence ATGATCGAGACCGCCCCGTCCTTGTGGCGCATCGCGCAATCCGCCCGGGTGTTCGACCTGGCCCAGCCGCTCGAGCCGCTGATGCCGGTGTCGCCGAACCATCCCGGCTTCAAGATGTCGCTGATGCGCCGTCACGGCGATGTCGTGCGCGCCGACGGCGGATCGGCCGCCAACGAAATGATCGTGATCGGCGGGCACACCGGCACGCACGTCGACGCGCTGTGCCACGTGTCGCACCAGGGGCGGCTGTTCGGCGGCGTCGATGCCGGCGAGGCGCAACGAGGCGGCCGCTTCACGGCGCTCGGCATCGAGACGATGGCGCCCGTCGTGTGCCGCGGGGTGCTGCTCGATATCGCGGCGCTGCGGGGCGTCGACGTGCTGCCACCGGGACAGCCGATCACCGCCGACGATCTCGAGGCCGCCTGCCGCCGGCAGCGGCTGCAGGTGCGAGAGGGAGACGCGGTCCTGATCCGTTCGGGGTGGGCGCAGCACTGGTCGGACCCGCAGCGGTTCATCGGGCACGCGGCGGGCGTCCCCGGGCCGGACGAGGGGGCCGCGCTCTGGCTGGCCCAGCGCCGCATCCGGATCACCGGCGCCGAGACGATCGCGTACGAATGCATCCCGCCGGGGCGCGGTCACGCGCTCCTGCCGGTCCATCGCGTGCTCCTCGTGGAGTCCGGCATCCCGATCATCGAGGTGCTCGACCTGACCGCCGTCGCGGCGCAGGGGGTGCACGAGTTCCTGTTTGTGATGGCCCCGCTCAGGATTGCCGGCGCGACCGGCAGCCCGGTGCGGCCGCTGGCGGTGGCATGA
- a CDS encoding DUF4437 domain-containing protein, whose amino-acid sequence MGRPHIEPLVDTDVPRRSLPMPGWKSGVQVRTLSLDPVNGACTQIVEFGGGFRQPAGFSTSEWELFVLDGTLHVGDEVLRKDHYLFVPAGHRVGAISTREGCRAIWFFNDHYPDWVAAEGHRDRSVDTALFTSVNANDTVRWTTPSFAPQTEPGIFIKLLRLDEKTGAFTGLYNMCPGFWQDNVSFHDCMEEAYHIWGESWMLQFGYLPTGGYFYRPPYINHGPFRCEYGTYAIFRTDSWLVNHFNWNPFTTPDECRVNVIETMRKRQPDLMKWVFLHAGEFIP is encoded by the coding sequence ATGGGACGCCCTCATATCGAACCGCTCGTTGACACGGACGTGCCGCGCCGGTCGCTCCCGATGCCCGGCTGGAAGAGCGGAGTCCAGGTACGCACGCTGAGCCTCGACCCGGTCAACGGCGCGTGCACCCAGATCGTCGAGTTCGGCGGCGGGTTCCGCCAGCCGGCCGGCTTCTCCACCAGCGAGTGGGAGCTGTTCGTCCTCGACGGCACCCTCCACGTCGGCGACGAGGTGCTCCGCAAGGATCATTACCTGTTCGTCCCGGCGGGACACCGCGTCGGCGCGATCTCGACCCGCGAGGGGTGCCGCGCGATCTGGTTCTTCAACGACCATTACCCCGACTGGGTCGCGGCCGAGGGGCACCGCGACCGGTCGGTCGACACCGCGCTGTTCACGAGCGTGAACGCGAACGACACGGTGCGGTGGACGACCCCCTCCTTCGCGCCGCAGACCGAGCCGGGCATCTTCATCAAGCTGCTCCGCCTGGACGAGAAGACCGGCGCGTTCACCGGGCTCTACAACATGTGCCCCGGCTTCTGGCAGGACAACGTGTCCTTCCACGACTGCATGGAGGAGGCGTACCACATCTGGGGCGAGTCGTGGATGCTGCAGTTCGGCTACCTGCCGACCGGCGGCTACTTCTATCGCCCGCCGTACATCAACCACGGCCCGTTCCGCTGCGAGTACGGCACGTACGCAATCTTCCGGACGGACAGCTGGCTGGTGAACCACTTCAACTGGAATCCGTTCACCACGCCCGACGAATGCCGCGTCAACGTGATCGAGACGATGCGGAAGCGTCAACCGGATCTCATGAAGTGGGTGTTCTTGCATGCCGGCGAGTTCATCCCGTAA
- a CDS encoding amidohydrolase → MRALDIVVNLWTSDLTKNYTPKLNAFWQKVSILGETAAGISLEEEIRRMDAAQIDKGLLIATTGGWQGSDIFFEKPVERIAEVVAAHPRRFKGVVGINVTHIVPWLRRMEMAVREYGFVGAHLYPHWFGEAPDHRRYYPFYAKCAELGIPLQIQVGHSAQQFLPTVAHPMTLDRVALDFPELTIIGIHIGYPWTEEMISVAWKHPNVFVGCDAHSPRYWDPSFVRFINTRGQDKVLFGTDWPVIDFERARREIDELDLRERPKQKLLCENAVRVYKLEQWV, encoded by the coding sequence ATGAGGGCCCTCGACATCGTCGTCAACCTGTGGACCAGCGATCTGACGAAGAACTATACGCCGAAGCTGAACGCGTTCTGGCAGAAGGTCAGCATCCTCGGCGAAACCGCCGCCGGCATCTCGCTCGAGGAGGAGATCCGGCGCATGGACGCCGCGCAGATCGACAAGGGGCTGCTCATCGCCACCACGGGCGGCTGGCAGGGATCGGACATCTTCTTTGAAAAACCGGTCGAGCGGATCGCGGAAGTCGTCGCGGCGCATCCGCGGCGGTTCAAGGGGGTCGTCGGCATCAACGTCACGCACATCGTCCCCTGGCTCCGGCGCATGGAGATGGCGGTCAGGGAGTACGGGTTCGTCGGCGCGCACCTGTACCCGCACTGGTTCGGCGAGGCGCCGGACCACCGGCGCTACTACCCGTTCTACGCCAAGTGCGCGGAACTCGGGATCCCGCTGCAGATCCAGGTGGGACACTCGGCGCAGCAGTTCCTGCCGACCGTCGCCCACCCGATGACGCTCGACCGCGTCGCCCTGGATTTCCCCGAGCTGACGATCATCGGGATCCACATCGGCTATCCGTGGACCGAAGAGATGATCTCGGTCGCGTGGAAGCATCCGAACGTGTTCGTCGGATGCGACGCGCACTCGCCGCGCTACTGGGACCCGTCGTTCGTCCGGTTCATCAACACGCGCGGCCAGGACAAGGTGCTCTTCGGCACCGACTGGCCGGTCATCGATTTCGAGCGCGCGCGGCGCGAGATCGACGAGCTGGATCTCCGCGAGCGCCCGAAGCAGAAGCTGCTGTGTGAAAACGCCGTCCGCGTCTACAAGCTCGAGCAGTGGGTCTGA
- a CDS encoding CoA transferase encodes MAQQPRGALAGLRVIDAATLFAGPLAATLLGDFGADVIKVEHPRGDPVRTHGPQKNGVPLWWKMVGRNKHAATLNLGAAEGQKLMRRLAADADVLIESFRPGTLERWNLGPDVLHEINPRLVLARVTGFGQFGPYRSRPGFGTLAEAMSGFAAMTGEPDGPPTLPPFGLADGITALATTAAVMFALEARHRTGRGQVIDMAIIEPILTILGPQPIWFDQLGLVQERRGNRSVNNAPRNTYRTREGRWVAISTSAQNIAERVMRLVGHPEVIDQPWFRSGAERALHADELDAMVGSWIAERSFEEVSSAFEGAEAAVAPIYDIRHIMEDPQYQALRTIVAVEDGELGPVKMQNVMFRLSDTPGAIRWAGRPLGADNDYVYGELLGLPAGERDALKARGVI; translated from the coding sequence ATGGCACAACAGCCACGCGGCGCCCTGGCCGGGCTGCGCGTGATCGACGCCGCAACGTTGTTCGCCGGACCGCTGGCGGCGACCCTGCTCGGCGACTTCGGCGCCGACGTGATCAAAGTGGAGCACCCCCGCGGGGACCCCGTGCGCACGCATGGGCCGCAGAAGAACGGCGTCCCGCTCTGGTGGAAGATGGTCGGCCGCAACAAGCACGCGGCCACGCTCAACCTCGGCGCCGCCGAGGGCCAGAAGCTGATGCGCCGCCTCGCGGCGGACGCCGACGTCCTGATCGAGAGCTTCCGCCCCGGCACGCTCGAACGGTGGAATCTCGGCCCCGACGTCCTCCACGAGATCAACCCGCGGCTCGTGCTGGCGCGCGTCACCGGGTTCGGCCAGTTCGGGCCGTACCGATCGCGCCCCGGCTTCGGCACGCTCGCCGAGGCGATGAGCGGCTTTGCCGCCATGACCGGCGAGCCGGACGGCCCGCCGACGCTGCCCCCCTTCGGCCTCGCCGACGGCATCACCGCCCTGGCGACGACGGCCGCCGTGATGTTTGCGCTCGAGGCGCGCCATCGCACCGGGCGGGGACAGGTGATCGACATGGCGATCATCGAGCCGATCCTGACGATCCTCGGGCCGCAGCCGATCTGGTTCGATCAGCTCGGCCTCGTGCAGGAGCGCCGCGGCAACCGCTCCGTCAACAACGCGCCGCGCAACACGTACCGCACCAGGGAGGGGCGGTGGGTCGCGATCTCCACCTCCGCCCAGAACATCGCCGAGCGCGTGATGCGGCTGGTGGGCCACCCCGAGGTGATCGACCAGCCGTGGTTCCGCTCCGGGGCCGAGCGCGCGCTCCACGCCGACGAGCTCGACGCGATGGTGGGCAGCTGGATCGCCGAGCGGTCCTTCGAGGAGGTCTCGTCCGCGTTCGAGGGAGCGGAGGCGGCTGTGGCGCCGATCTACGACATCCGCCACATCATGGAGGACCCGCAGTACCAGGCGCTCCGCACCATCGTCGCCGTCGAGGACGGCGAGCTTGGCCCCGTGAAGATGCAGAACGTGATGTTCCGCCTGTCGGACACGCCCGGGGCCATCCGCTGGGCCGGGCGTCCGCTCGGGGCCGACAACGACTACGTGTACGGGGAGCTGCTCGGCCTGCCCGCCGGCGAGCGCGACGCGCTGAAGGCCCGGGGCGTCATATGA
- a CDS encoding CoA transferase: MAGPLDGVRVLELTSVVLGPWACQILGDMGADVIKVEPPGGDSNRQLGPSRHAGMSALFLTCNRNKRSVVLDLKQPAGRDALLRLAAGADVLVHNYRPAALTRLGLDYDAVRRVNPTIVFCGTYGYSRRGPYRDRAAYDDSIQAASGIAMLPTMIGEDPRYLPTIVADKTTALAVVGAVVAALFHRERHGEGQEIEVPMYETLVSYVMAEHLFGRVFEPAEGTVGYTRLLSPHRRPYRTKDGYLAVLPYLNEHWRSFCEVAGRPELGADPRFATLSLRLAHIDDVYAETGRILEQRTTAEWLDILGRTNVPTMIVNSLDDLLADEHLVATGFWQQFEHPTEGRLNMPGIPMSFSVSPGDVRRLPPRLGEHSREVLREAGLDDDAIAAMLQSGATREPA, translated from the coding sequence ATGGCGGGACCCCTCGACGGCGTGCGCGTGCTGGAGCTGACCAGCGTGGTCCTGGGCCCGTGGGCCTGCCAGATCCTCGGCGACATGGGCGCCGACGTGATCAAGGTCGAGCCCCCCGGCGGCGACAGCAACCGCCAGCTCGGGCCGTCGCGCCACGCCGGCATGTCGGCGCTGTTCCTGACGTGCAACCGCAACAAGCGGAGCGTCGTGCTCGACCTCAAGCAGCCCGCCGGCCGCGACGCGCTGCTGCGCCTGGCCGCCGGCGCCGACGTGCTCGTCCACAATTACCGCCCGGCCGCGCTGACACGCCTCGGCCTCGACTACGACGCCGTCCGCCGCGTCAACCCGACGATCGTCTTCTGCGGCACGTACGGGTACAGCCGCCGGGGCCCGTACCGCGACCGCGCCGCCTACGACGATTCGATCCAGGCGGCGAGCGGCATCGCCATGCTGCCGACGATGATCGGCGAGGACCCGCGCTACCTGCCGACGATCGTCGCCGACAAGACCACCGCGCTCGCGGTCGTCGGCGCGGTCGTCGCGGCGCTGTTCCACCGGGAGCGCCACGGCGAGGGGCAGGAGATCGAAGTGCCCATGTACGAGACGCTCGTCTCGTACGTGATGGCAGAGCACCTGTTCGGGCGCGTGTTCGAGCCGGCCGAGGGCACGGTCGGCTACACGCGTCTGCTCAGCCCCCATCGCCGCCCCTATCGCACCAAGGACGGCTACCTGGCCGTCCTGCCATACCTCAACGAGCACTGGCGCTCCTTCTGTGAGGTCGCCGGGCGGCCGGAACTCGGCGCCGATCCCCGGTTCGCCACGCTCAGTCTCCGCCTCGCGCACATCGACGACGTCTACGCCGAGACCGGCCGCATCCTCGAGCAGCGCACGACCGCCGAGTGGCTCGACATCCTCGGGCGCACGAACGTGCCGACCATGATCGTCAACTCGCTCGACGATCTGCTCGCCGACGAGCACCTCGTCGCGACCGGTTTCTGGCAGCAGTTCGAGCATCCCACCGAGGGGCGGCTGAACATGCCGGGGATCCCGATGTCGTTCTCGGTCTCTCCGGGCGACGTGCGCCGGCTGCCGCCGCGGCTCGGCGAGCACAGCCGCGAGGTGCTGCGCGAAGCCGGCCTCGATGACGACGCGATTGCGGCCATGCTGCAATCGGGGGCGACCCGCGAGCCGGCCTGA